In Limnohabitans sp. TEGF004, the genomic window GGCGTGGCGCATGCAGGTAAAGGCGGCTATGACGCAGCCGATGAGAGCAAGGTGTACAGCATGGTGGTTGACTTCATCACGCCAGAAACCGAAACGTCGATTCTTTATTTCTGGGGCATGGCTCGCCAGTTCCAGCCTGAAAGCGCTGAGCTGACCGCCATGATTCGTGAAGGCCAAGGCAAGATCTTTTCTGAAGATTTAGAGATGCTGGAGTCGCAGCAACGCAACTTGAGCAAGTACCCAGAGCGCAATTTGTTGATGCTCAACATCGACGCAGGCGGTGTGCAATCGCGCCGCGTGATTGAACGTCTTTTAGCCAAAGAAAACACAGGAGCCGCAGCATGAGCGACAAATTGAATGGAGGCATCGATACGCCCGTGGGCAGCGACGGGGTGTTCACCCTCGAACTTGTGAAATCAGGCCAACGTCTGGTAGTGGGCACCGATCAAACAGCCTTGCAAGTGTTGGAGGCTGCGGGGATTGACGTGCCCATGTCGTGTGGGCAGGGCATTTGCGGCACTTGCCTGACCCGTGTAGTGGGTGGAGTGCCGGATCACCGCGACATGTATTTGAGCGGTGAAGAGCAAGACGCGAACGATCAGTTCACACCTTGCTGTTCACGCAGCAAAACTGCGGTGTTGATGCTGGATCTTTGAGGCTTAACGGCCGTAACCGCCGCCACCACCACCTGAACGGCCACCGCCACCTGAGCGATTGCCACCACCGCCGCCGCTAGGACGACGGCCATAACCACCGCCACCACCGCCGCGTTTGCGTTCGGTCATGAGGTCCACGCTGGTGCGTGTGGGGTCGGGCTGACGCTGACCGCCGCCTTGTGTTTTATGGCCAAAAGCGTTCACGCCGCTTTGGGTGCCCAAGTGTGCATTGGCACGGGGTTGGAAGTCATCGTCGTCACGGCGTGGGGCGCGAGGCGCGTCAAAGTCACGCGGTGGACGTGGCGCGTCGTTGCGTGGGCCACGGTTGTCAAACTGGCGAGGGGCGCGAGCACCTTGGCCCTGTCCATTGCCAGGCTGGCGGTTGCCATCACGTGCTGGGCGTTCGCCGCTGCGTGCAGGACGGTCACCAAACTGGGCGCGTTCACCATCGCGTGCGGGACGATCGCCCACGCGGTCACGGCTCACATGGCCGCTGGGGCGAGGTGCGCGACCTTCGGAGGCGCCACCTTGACCACCACGACCGCCACCACCATTGCGACCGCCGCCAGTGGCTTTGGTGTCGCGAATACGTTGCATCATTTCACCGCGAGCGGCTTTGGCTGCAGCCGCCATCACGTCACGGCCTGGGGGCTTGCCGATACCGCCCCACAAGGTTTGACGGCCCATGGCGATGGGTTCGGCCTTTTCGTCAGCGTCTGGGCCGAAGTCGGCCACAGGCACCACAGGCACTTGTTGTTTGGTAAAGATTTCGATGTCGCGCATGAAACCTTGTTCATCCAACGACACCAAGCTCACGGCTTCACCGCTTGAGCCAGCGCGGCCTGTGCGGCCAATGCGGTGCACATAGTCTTCGCTGATGTTGGGGATTTCGTAGTTCACCACGTGTGGCAACTCGTCAATGTCAATGCCGCGTGCGGCAATGTCGGTGGCCACCAAGGCGCGGATTTCGCCGGTCTTGAAGCCCGACAAGGCTTGGGTACGTGCAGTTTGGCTCTTGTTGCCGTGCAACGCCATGGCGCTGATGCCGTTCTTGGTCAAGAACTCGGCCACGTTGTTGGCACCAAACTTGGTGCGTGTGAACACCAGCACTTGGCTCCAGTTGTGTTCGTTGATGATGTGTGCGAGCAAAGCCTTTTTCTTGCCGCGACCCACAGGGTGAACCACTTGCGTGATGCGTTGCACGGTGGTGTTGCTAGGCGTGACTTGGATGCTTTGTGGGTCTTTCAGCAGATTGTTGGCCAGTTCGCGAATTTCGTCGCTGAAGGTGGCTGAGAACAACAAGCTTTGCTTGTCTTTGGGTACTAAGGCCAAGATTTTCTTGACGTCGTGGATGAAGCCCATGTCCAACATGCGGTCGGCTTCGTCGAGTACCAAGATTTCCACTGTGGACAAATCTAGCAAGCCTTGCTGTTGCAAGTCGAGCAAGCGGCCGGGTGTGGCTACCAAAATGTCCACGCCTTTTTTGATGCGTGCCACTTGAGGGTTCATGCCCACGCCGCCAAAGATGACGGTGGAGGTGAGTTGCAAGTATTTGCCGTAGTTACGCACCGACTCTTCCACTTGGGCCGCGAGTTCGCGAGTGGGGGTCAGTACCAAGGCGCGCACGCCATACACGCCAAATTTGTTTTCTTTGCTGCGGCTCATGGTGAGCTTGTGCAACATGGGCAAGGTGAATGCCGCTGTTTTACCGGTGCCGGTTTGGGCACCTGCCAACAAGTCGTGTCCGGCGAGAACCGCTGGAATGGCTTGGGCTTGGATGGGGGTGGGAGTTTCGTAGCCCTGTTCGGCCACAGCTTTTTGGATGGCCGGAGCCAAATTTAAATCTTCAAATTTCATGATGGAGCGCTTTATGTCAGCGCATGACACCAACCCGCTTGGCCCGAAGGCCACCCAGTCAAAGGTCGGCAATATTTACAGGTGAGCTCAAAAATCACAAACAGAAGTGTTTGGAACCAGCTCCAGCAGAAGTGCTGATGTTGCGGCAACTGGCGGCGGCAACGGAATGAATTGTCGCACGAATCTGAAAATGCTTTTTAAGACTTCTTGCAGCTATCTAGCTTTAAGGCTTGTAGGGCTGCGGCCACATCTTTGGCATTTAGGGTCATATCAACCGTTTTCTCGCTGGTCGTTAGTCCTTGAATACGGATATTTAAATCATCAGACGCCAGTGCGTTCATGTTGCGGATACGAACGCATTTGCATGCAGTGTCTGTCAAACTGGCCCGGCCCATCGGCACGACCACTTGTTCATTGATCGAAACTTGGAAGGTTTTGAGATCCGATGTTTCTTTTGTCGTGATGGTCAACTTTTGTGCCATCAATTCCAAGCTTGGGTTGGCGACATTGCGCGCCACACATTTGTTGTCTTGATTTTTTTGAAATTTCCAACTTTGAGGCTGAAATACTTGAGCGCTGGCGACAGCGGATAGCAGGCTTAAGAAACACAGAAGTGAAATTGCTATTTTTTTAATCATGTCAGACTCGGAAAAACTTAATCTTATCGTATTGATTTTATTATATCTATAAATATTTTATTTATGGCATTTATTTTTATTTGGTTCGATTTTTTATGTTTTTTAAGGAAGTGTTTAAGGCGAGGATAATTATGGATTTATTGCATTCGCTACCCGAAAGAAAAACAAATGGCTCAGTACGTTTTTAGTATGAACCGCGTCGGCAAAATCGTGCCGCCCAAGCGTCAGATCTTGAAAGACATCTCCCTGTCCTTCTTCCCCGGAGCCAAGATTGGCGTGTTGGGCACCAACGGTTCAGGCAAGTCCACCTTGCTCAAAATCATGGCTGGCATCGACAAAGAGATCGAGGGCGAAGCTATTCCCATGACGGGCCTGAAGATCGGATATTTGCCCCAAGAGCCTCAACTCGACCCTGAGCACACCGTGCGCCAATCGGTCGAAAGCGGCATGGGCGAGGTCAAAGAAGCGCAAGCTCGCCTCGAAGAGGTGTATGCCGCCTACGCCGAAGAAGATGCTGACTTTGACGCTTTGGCTGCCGAGCAAGCCAAACTTGAAGCCATCATTTCTGCCTCTGGTGCGGGTGACGGCTCAGACCACTTGCTGGAAATCGCCGCCGACGCGCTGCGTCTGCCCGCATGGGACGCCATCATTGGTAAGCTCTCTGGTGGTGAAAAGCGCCGCGTGGCTCTGTGCCGGTTGCTACTGTCTAAGCCCGACATGTTGTTGCTTGACGAACCGACCAACCACTTGGACGCCGAATCGGTGGATTGGCTGGAGCAGTTCTTGGCCCGCTTCTCAGGCACTGTGGTTGCCATTACCCACGATCGTTACTTCTTGGACAACGCAGCCGAGTGGATTTTGGAACTCGACCGTGGCCACGGCATTCCATACAAAGGCAACTACTCCACATGGTTGGAGCAAAAAGAAGCCCGTTTGGCCACCGAGCAGCGCACCGAAGACGCACGCTCCAAGGCCATGAAGAAGGAATTGGAATGGGCGCGTCAAAACCCCAAAGGTCGTCAAGCCAAGAGCAAGGCCCGTTTGGCCCGTTTTGAAGAGTTGTCCGATCACGAATACCAAAAGCGCAACGAAACACAGGAAATCTTCATTCCAGTGGCAGAGCGCTTGGGCCATGAAGTGTTTGAGTTCAAGAATGTCAGCAAGTCCTTTGGCGACCGTTTGTTGATCGACAACCTGAGCTTCCAAGTGCCTGCAGGTGCGATCGTGGGCATCATTGGCCCCAACGGTGCAGGTAAGTCGACCTTGTTCAAGCTGATTGCTGGCAAAGAGCAGCCAGATAGCGGTGAAGTGAAGATTGGCCAAACCGTCAAGATGGCGTTTGTGGACCAGTCGCGCGACGACTTGAACGACAACAAAACCGTGTGGGAAGACATCTCAGGTGGTTTGGACATCATGAACGTCGGCAAGTTCCAAATGCCAAGCCGTGCGTATTGCGGCCGCTTCAACTTCAACGGCGGCGATCAGCAAAAGAAAGTCGGCATGTTGTCTGGTGGTGAGCGTGGTCGCTTGCACTTGGCCAAGACCTTGATCGAAGGCGGCAACGTGTTGCTGCTCGATGAGCCATCCAACGACTTGGACGTGGAAACCTTGCGTGCGTTGGAAGACGCGCTGTTGGAGTTCGCGGGCTCTGTGATGGTGATCAGCCATGACCGTTGGTTCCTAGACCGTATTGCCACCCACATCTTGGCCGCTGAAGGCGATAGTCAATGGGTGTTCTTTGACGGCAACTACCAAGAGTACGAAGCCGACAAGAAGAAACGTTTGGGTGAAGAGGGGGCCAAGCCTAAGCGCGTGCGCTTCAAAGCCCTCAAATAACCTTTTACTTTTCTGCGAATGCCCAATCATCTAGGTGGTGATTGGGCATTTTTTGTTTTTTAGATGTGTAAATTTTTCATTTAAGAAGTCTCACTTCATCATTTTTAATACTTTGATGGTTTTAATTGACGATACAATGCATACATAAGGTTGCATATTTTGTATGTAGCTTTCCTCAGATTAGTTAAGAGAACAGGAACTTGTAATGAATATGCCTCCTTCTAAAGAGCCGTATGACGGCTACTGCGGTACCAGCTATGCAGCCAAAATGTTGGGTATCTCTGTGGGTACCGTCCAAGGTTTGGTCGAAAAGAACGAC contains:
- a CDS encoding DEAD/DEAH box helicase; the encoded protein is MKFEDLNLAPAIQKAVAEQGYETPTPIQAQAIPAVLAGHDLLAGAQTGTGKTAAFTLPMLHKLTMSRSKENKFGVYGVRALVLTPTRELAAQVEESVRNYGKYLQLTSTVIFGGVGMNPQVARIKKGVDILVATPGRLLDLQQQGLLDLSTVEILVLDEADRMLDMGFIHDVKKILALVPKDKQSLLFSATFSDEIRELANNLLKDPQSIQVTPSNTTVQRITQVVHPVGRGKKKALLAHIINEHNWSQVLVFTRTKFGANNVAEFLTKNGISAMALHGNKSQTARTQALSGFKTGEIRALVATDIAARGIDIDELPHVVNYEIPNISEDYVHRIGRTGRAGSSGEAVSLVSLDEQGFMRDIEIFTKQQVPVVPVADFGPDADEKAEPIAMGRQTLWGGIGKPPGRDVMAAAAKAARGEMMQRIRDTKATGGGRNGGGGRGGQGGASEGRAPRPSGHVSRDRVGDRPARDGERAQFGDRPARSGERPARDGNRQPGNGQGQGARAPRQFDNRGPRNDAPRPPRDFDAPRAPRRDDDDFQPRANAHLGTQSGVNAFGHKTQGGGQRQPDPTRTSVDLMTERKRGGGGGGYGRRPSGGGGGNRSGGGGRSGGGGGGYGR
- the ettA gene encoding energy-dependent translational throttle protein EttA: MAQYVFSMNRVGKIVPPKRQILKDISLSFFPGAKIGVLGTNGSGKSTLLKIMAGIDKEIEGEAIPMTGLKIGYLPQEPQLDPEHTVRQSVESGMGEVKEAQARLEEVYAAYAEEDADFDALAAEQAKLEAIISASGAGDGSDHLLEIAADALRLPAWDAIIGKLSGGEKRRVALCRLLLSKPDMLLLDEPTNHLDAESVDWLEQFLARFSGTVVAITHDRYFLDNAAEWILELDRGHGIPYKGNYSTWLEQKEARLATEQRTEDARSKAMKKELEWARQNPKGRQAKSKARLARFEELSDHEYQKRNETQEIFIPVAERLGHEVFEFKNVSKSFGDRLLIDNLSFQVPAGAIVGIIGPNGAGKSTLFKLIAGKEQPDSGEVKIGQTVKMAFVDQSRDDLNDNKTVWEDISGGLDIMNVGKFQMPSRAYCGRFNFNGGDQQKKVGMLSGGERGRLHLAKTLIEGGNVLLLDEPSNDLDVETLRALEDALLEFAGSVMVISHDRWFLDRIATHILAAEGDSQWVFFDGNYQEYEADKKKRLGEEGAKPKRVRFKALK
- a CDS encoding 2Fe-2S iron-sulfur cluster binding domain-containing protein → MSDKLNGGIDTPVGSDGVFTLELVKSGQRLVVGTDQTALQVLEAAGIDVPMSCGQGICGTCLTRVVGGVPDHRDMYLSGEEQDANDQFTPCCSRSKTAVLMLDL